In Dehalococcoidia bacterium, one genomic interval encodes:
- the mutL gene encoding DNA mismatch repair endonuclease MutL — protein sequence MPIQLLRPEVSSKIAAGEVIERPASAVKELVENALDADASRIRIEIRGGGIEYIRLTDDGSGIRADQVELAFQRFATSKLEIAEDLDAVSTLGFRGEALPSIASVARVELRTRTPDSDSGTRIEIDNGEVVSVGPTGAPHGTTITVRQLFRNLPARRRFLSSTNAEQTRIHRVVAHYAMAYPEVGFELSPDRGRSFSSPGSGELRDAVSAVHGRQVAEVMLEIASEESEEATIEVSGLIGPPSLDRANRNYISLFANRRWVRNRSLSYAIEQAYHGFMAERRYPVAVLSVSVPFQEVDVNAHPAKAEIRFRRENSVFSAVQRAVRRTLGEHAPIPEVSHRAVTQPGHGGGHRAQMPSPSAFWPTVPFASPESHGILPSRRGDVVEQYHNIIDPPEAEQAPPSPSTPRDTLPILRVLGQVQNTYVVAEGPDGMYLIDQHAAHERVMFERTVARAAEGSPDVQSLLEPTVVELDDVAFELVTSQSDVISGMGFVLEPFGGTSVVVRAVPALLVDMDHQTALTDVLDLMEDGGGFETWEERAAYSIACHGAIRAGKVMTHEEMQELVRQLEACAQPNSCPHGRPTMIHMSSGQLDREFGRT from the coding sequence ATGCCCATCCAGCTCCTCAGACCTGAAGTTTCGTCGAAGATCGCGGCTGGAGAGGTCATCGAGCGGCCCGCCTCGGCGGTCAAGGAGCTGGTCGAGAACGCGCTGGACGCGGACGCGTCGAGGATCCGGATAGAGATCCGCGGCGGTGGTATCGAGTACATTCGACTCACCGACGACGGCTCGGGTATTCGTGCAGACCAAGTAGAGCTGGCTTTCCAGCGGTTCGCGACCAGCAAGCTGGAGATCGCTGAAGACCTGGATGCAGTGTCCACTCTCGGCTTTCGCGGAGAGGCGCTGCCGAGCATCGCATCGGTCGCTCGCGTCGAACTGCGCACGCGGACCCCAGACTCCGACAGTGGCACCCGCATAGAGATCGACAATGGCGAGGTCGTGTCGGTCGGGCCGACGGGCGCTCCGCACGGCACGACGATCACCGTCAGGCAGCTATTCCGCAACCTGCCCGCGCGCCGCAGGTTTCTGAGTTCGACCAACGCAGAGCAGACGCGGATTCACAGGGTCGTCGCTCACTACGCGATGGCGTATCCAGAGGTCGGCTTCGAGCTGAGTCCAGACCGTGGGCGGTCATTCTCCAGCCCTGGAAGCGGCGAGTTACGGGACGCGGTGTCGGCGGTACACGGCCGGCAGGTCGCCGAGGTCATGCTGGAGATCGCCTCCGAAGAGTCCGAAGAGGCGACCATCGAGGTCAGCGGGCTGATCGGGCCGCCGTCACTGGACCGGGCCAACCGCAACTACATCAGCCTGTTCGCGAACAGGCGGTGGGTGAGAAACCGGTCGCTCTCGTACGCGATCGAGCAGGCGTACCACGGGTTCATGGCCGAACGCAGATACCCGGTGGCTGTGCTCAGCGTCAGCGTGCCGTTCCAGGAAGTGGACGTAAACGCGCATCCCGCGAAGGCCGAGATACGGTTCAGGCGAGAGAACAGCGTGTTCAGCGCGGTACAGCGGGCCGTCCGCAGGACGCTCGGGGAGCACGCACCGATACCCGAGGTCAGCCACAGGGCGGTCACACAGCCGGGCCACGGCGGCGGTCACAGGGCGCAGATGCCGAGTCCTTCGGCGTTCTGGCCGACAGTGCCGTTCGCCTCGCCCGAATCGCATGGCATTCTGCCGTCCCGGCGAGGGGACGTAGTCGAGCAGTATCACAACATCATAGATCCGCCGGAGGCCGAACAGGCTCCGCCTTCGCCCTCCACGCCGCGAGACACGCTGCCCATCCTGCGAGTGCTCGGGCAAGTGCAGAACACGTACGTGGTCGCCGAAGGGCCTGACGGTATGTACCTCATCGATCAACACGCGGCGCACGAGCGAGTGATGTTCGAACGCACGGTGGCTCGGGCTGCCGAGGGTTCGCCTGACGTCCAGAGCCTGCTTGAGCCGACGGTCGTCGAACTGGACGACGTTGCGTTCGAGCTAGTCACATCGCAGTCCGATGTTATCTCGGGGATGGGGTTCGTGCTTGAACCGTTCGGAGGGACGTCGGTGGTAGTCAGGGCCGTTCCGGCGCTGCTGGTCGACATGGACCACCAGACTGCGCTGACCGACGTGCTAGACCTCATGGAAGACGGGGGCGGATTCGAGACGTGGGAGGAGCGGGCTGCGTACTCGATCGCCTGTCATGGGGCGATACGCGCCGGCAAGGTGATGACGCACGAGGAGATGCAGGAGCTGGTGCGACAGCTTGAGGCGTGCGCTCAGCCGAATAGCTGCCCGCATGGGCGTCCGACGATGATCCACATGAGTTCGGGGCAGTTGGATCGGGAGTTCGGGAGGACGTAG
- a CDS encoding DEAD/DEAH box helicase has product MDTAAFLRHIQSLLWYAEQIVHLEQVPSREARTADLFPPLDDRITERLEALGIDSLYTHQADAITALREGKNVIVATPAASGKSMCYNLPVIESLLSDRSARALYIHPAKALSQDQEKKLAELMPEGSRLRHAIFDGDTARQDRASIRRGSHIVMTNPDMLHLGILPNHHAWYRALTGLKYVVLDEAHAYRGVFGTHVANVIRRLRRICRKLGSAPQFILCSATIANPGEHAERLVGLPFEVIDDDGSPYGGKDFALWNPPMIDLAKGTRRSTNSEATQIYVELLKRHTRTMTFVRSRRQAELLYVYARDQLKQSHPVIAGRIAPYRASYLAEDRRRIERDFYEGKLLGLSTTNAMELGVDVGNLDATVLTGYPGSIASAWQQAGRSGRSGERSLSVLVAQDNPLDQYLMRHPESFFGKSHETARISPANPYILKPHLLCAAYESPLTMNDTEFFGPELLWYADELIEDDYVHVRHGRWHLVPEMTYPAERVNMRTASGAFYTLVDADTGAVLETVSESSAFMQLHPGAIYLHQGESYLVTELDMESHTAYASKTDAPYYTQSRDHTETRILSTYSQRPAGSVEVFFGEVIVSTQVLGFKRIKHHTDEVLGDEYVELPKQEFETTALWFGPPKHTLDFIRTEKLDLSGGLHAVEHAAIGILPLFAMCDRNDIGGITTPLHPDTGQPQVFIHDGHPGGVGVSEHGYEVIEDLWQATLEVISQCPCESGCPSCIHSPKCGSNNQPLDKHVARLILASLLGEE; this is encoded by the coding sequence ATGGACACCGCAGCTTTTCTCAGACACATCCAGAGCCTGCTCTGGTACGCCGAACAGATCGTACACCTGGAGCAGGTACCGTCGCGCGAGGCACGTACAGCCGACCTCTTCCCTCCGCTGGATGACCGCATCACCGAGCGACTCGAAGCCCTCGGCATAGACTCCCTCTACACCCACCAGGCCGATGCCATCACCGCACTGCGCGAGGGCAAGAATGTCATCGTCGCGACCCCCGCCGCCAGCGGCAAGAGCATGTGCTACAACCTGCCCGTGATCGAGTCCCTGCTGAGCGACAGGTCGGCCCGCGCGCTCTACATCCATCCTGCCAAGGCGCTCTCTCAGGACCAGGAGAAGAAGCTCGCCGAGCTGATGCCCGAGGGCTCCCGCCTTCGACACGCGATCTTCGACGGCGACACCGCCCGCCAGGACCGCGCCTCCATCCGGCGCGGCTCGCACATCGTGATGACCAACCCGGACATGCTCCACCTCGGCATCCTGCCCAACCACCACGCCTGGTACAGGGCGCTCACGGGTCTCAAGTACGTGGTGCTCGACGAGGCGCACGCCTATCGCGGCGTGTTCGGCACGCATGTCGCCAACGTCATCAGGCGACTCAGACGCATCTGCCGGAAGCTGGGCAGCGCCCCCCAGTTCATCCTGTGCTCCGCCACGATAGCCAACCCGGGCGAACACGCCGAGCGACTCGTCGGCCTGCCGTTCGAGGTAATCGACGACGACGGTTCCCCCTACGGCGGAAAGGACTTCGCCCTGTGGAATCCACCGATGATCGACCTCGCCAAGGGCACGCGTCGCTCAACGAACTCCGAGGCCACCCAGATCTACGTCGAGCTTCTCAAGCGACACACGCGCACCATGACCTTCGTCCGCAGCCGGCGACAGGCCGAACTCCTCTACGTGTACGCCCGCGACCAGCTCAAGCAGTCGCACCCAGTCATCGCTGGACGTATCGCCCCTTACCGCGCGAGCTATCTGGCTGAAGACCGCCGCCGTATCGAACGCGACTTCTACGAGGGCAAGCTGCTCGGTCTGTCCACGACCAACGCCATGGAGCTTGGGGTCGACGTCGGCAACCTCGACGCCACGGTTCTGACCGGCTATCCGGGCTCCATCGCCAGCGCGTGGCAGCAGGCCGGACGCAGCGGACGCAGCGGCGAGCGCTCCCTCAGCGTGCTCGTCGCGCAGGACAACCCACTCGACCAGTACCTCATGCGCCATCCTGAGTCGTTCTTCGGCAAGAGCCACGAGACCGCTAGGATCTCACCAGCCAATCCCTACATCCTGAAGCCCCACCTGCTCTGCGCGGCCTACGAGTCCCCGCTGACGATGAACGACACCGAGTTCTTCGGCCCCGAGCTGCTCTGGTACGCCGACGAGCTGATCGAGGACGACTACGTTCACGTCCGACACGGACGCTGGCACCTCGTCCCCGAGATGACTTACCCGGCCGAGCGCGTCAACATGCGCACCGCGTCCGGAGCGTTCTACACGCTCGTCGATGCCGACACAGGGGCGGTCCTCGAAACGGTCTCCGAGTCATCCGCCTTCATGCAGCTTCACCCCGGCGCGATCTATCTGCATCAGGGTGAGTCCTACCTTGTCACCGAGCTCGACATGGAGTCCCACACCGCCTACGCTTCCAAAACCGACGCGCCCTACTACACGCAGTCCCGCGACCACACCGAGACCCGCATCCTCAGCACCTACTCCCAGCGCCCGGCGGGGAGTGTGGAGGTCTTCTTCGGCGAGGTCATCGTCTCGACTCAGGTGCTCGGATTCAAGCGAATCAAGCACCACACCGACGAAGTTCTCGGCGACGAGTACGTCGAGCTTCCCAAGCAGGAATTCGAGACCACCGCGCTCTGGTTCGGCCCCCCAAAACACACGCTGGACTTCATTCGTACGGAGAAGCTCGACCTGTCCGGCGGACTCCACGCCGTCGAGCACGCCGCCATAGGCATCCTGCCGCTGTTCGCCATGTGCGACCGCAACGACATCGGCGGCATAACGACGCCTCTGCACCCCGACACAGGCCAGCCCCAGGTCTTCATTCACGACGGCCACCCCGGAGGCGTCGGCGTCTCCGAACACGGCTACGAGGTGATCGAAGATCTGTGGCAGGCGACCCTCGAGGTCATCTCCCAGTGCCCCTGCGAGTCCGGCTGCCCATCGTGCATCCACTCCCCCAAGTGCGGCAGCAACAACCAGCCCCTCGACAAGCACGTAGCCCGCCTCATCCTAGCCTCCCTCCTCGGCGAAGAGTGA
- a CDS encoding DUF503 domain-containing protein, whose translation MNVGVAKLTLRLSGSSSLKDKRRVINSIRERVRNKFNVAVAEVDQNESWQTAVIGITCVSNNVRHADQTLDNVLEFIEADRPDAEVVDCEMETLTGF comes from the coding sequence ATGAACGTCGGCGTAGCCAAACTAACCCTCCGCCTCTCAGGTTCCTCCAGCCTCAAGGACAAGCGACGCGTCATCAACTCCATACGCGAGCGAGTGAGGAACAAGTTCAACGTCGCCGTCGCCGAGGTCGATCAGAACGAATCCTGGCAGACCGCCGTCATCGGCATCACCTGCGTCTCCAACAACGTCCGCCACGCCGATCAGACCCTGGACAACGTCCTCGAGTTCATCGAGGCCGACCGCCCCGATGCCGAAGTGGTAGACTGCGAAATGGAGACACTCACCGGCTTCTGA
- a CDS encoding sulfatase-like hydrolase/transferase, translating to MSDKQPNIVLIMSDDLGYEVIGANGGTSYETPRLDQMAQEGMRFDEAHVMPLCTPTRLSLMTGKYNFRNYIGFGLIKPDEVTFGHLFSDAGYNTCISGKWQLYSYNPPDESPEMRSKGQPIEDAGFDEFCVWHAHHTEEKGSRYKNPIIYQNGKYRDDTEGKYGEDVFCDYIIDYIERKKDDDNPFFVYWPMAATHKPHEPTPDSPEWESFDPPSNRTLGGRTWAEIEDASWGDDPRFYKDMVEYHDKVIGRLMDYLDEQGLGEDTLVIYVGDNGSPHDVCSIVHEHNEICGGKGKTNDRGTHVPLICRMPGTIPAGSANKDLVESTDFLPTMMEAAGLEFPDGYIVDGRSFYPQLTGEAGNPREWAFFHFEPMSARNVGRQSRFVRDYQWKLYETGELYDLRSDLDEELPIYAVFQSKEQSEARARLRPIFEELQ from the coding sequence ATGTCCGATAAGCAGCCGAACATAGTCCTGATAATGTCCGATGACCTTGGGTATGAGGTGATCGGGGCGAACGGGGGTACTTCGTATGAGACTCCGCGTCTCGACCAGATGGCGCAGGAGGGGATGCGGTTCGATGAGGCGCACGTGATGCCGCTGTGCACTCCCACACGGCTATCGCTAATGACTGGCAAGTACAACTTCCGCAACTACATCGGGTTCGGGCTGATCAAGCCGGATGAGGTCACGTTCGGGCACCTGTTCTCGGACGCTGGGTACAACACGTGCATCTCCGGCAAGTGGCAGCTCTACTCCTACAATCCGCCCGATGAGTCGCCCGAGATGCGGTCCAAGGGTCAGCCGATCGAGGACGCGGGGTTCGACGAGTTCTGCGTCTGGCACGCTCACCATACCGAGGAGAAGGGGTCCCGATACAAGAACCCCATCATCTACCAGAACGGCAAGTACCGGGACGACACCGAGGGTAAGTACGGGGAAGACGTCTTCTGTGACTACATCATCGACTACATCGAGCGAAAGAAGGATGATGACAACCCGTTCTTCGTGTATTGGCCGATGGCCGCGACTCACAAGCCGCACGAGCCCACGCCGGACAGCCCGGAGTGGGAGTCGTTCGACCCGCCTTCGAACAGGACGCTCGGTGGCCGGACATGGGCGGAGATCGAGGATGCCTCCTGGGGCGACGATCCGCGCTTCTACAAGGACATGGTCGAGTACCACGACAAGGTCATCGGCAGACTCATGGACTACCTGGACGAGCAGGGCCTCGGTGAAGACACGCTGGTGATATACGTGGGCGACAACGGCAGTCCCCATGACGTCTGCTCGATAGTGCACGAGCACAATGAGATATGCGGAGGCAAGGGTAAGACGAACGACAGGGGGACGCACGTTCCGCTCATCTGTCGTATGCCTGGGACGATTCCAGCCGGGTCGGCGAACAAGGACCTGGTGGAGTCCACGGACTTCCTGCCGACCATGATGGAGGCGGCAGGTCTGGAATTCCCTGATGGGTACATCGTCGACGGGCGGTCGTTCTATCCGCAGCTCACTGGGGAAGCGGGCAATCCTAGGGAGTGGGCTTTCTTCCACTTCGAGCCGATGAGCGCGCGCAACGTTGGGCGTCAAAGTCGATTCGTTCGTGACTACCAGTGGAAGCTGTACGAGACCGGAGAGCTGTACGACCTCAGGTCGGACCTGGACGAAGAGCTGCCAATTTACGCGGTGTTCCAGTCGAAGGAGCAGTCAGAGGCGAGGGCGAGGCTGCGTCCGATATTCGAGGAGTTGCAGTAG
- a CDS encoding antibiotic biosynthesis monooxygenase, with protein MISIFVTIRIKDGYADEFREASFGDAQGSVRDEPGCFRFDILQNDEDANLFHLYEVYADSAALDAHREAPHYKKWRSSVEHMFDGDIQRVAMTTIFPSDDGWRAQKPHLLNW; from the coding sequence ATGATCTCCATCTTCGTAACGATTCGCATCAAGGACGGCTACGCCGACGAGTTCAGAGAGGCCAGCTTCGGCGACGCCCAGGGATCGGTCCGAGACGAACCCGGTTGCTTCCGCTTCGACATCCTACAGAACGACGAGGACGCCAACCTCTTCCACCTGTACGAGGTCTACGCCGACTCCGCCGCCCTGGACGCCCACCGCGAGGCTCCTCACTACAAGAAGTGGCGCTCCTCCGTTGAGCACATGTTCGACGGCGATATCCAGCGCGTCGCAATGACCACAATCTTCCCATCCGACGACGGCTGGCGCGCCCAGAAGCCCCACCTCCTCAACTGGTAG
- a CDS encoding LLM class flavin-dependent oxidoreductase, translating to MDYGIGIPSYIEAWREVKAAEEAGFTHAWFFDSQLIYSDVWATMALAAQHTSTIKLGTLVAIPTNRLAPVTAAAAASINRIAPGRVIIGLGTGYTGRNTMGLPAMRMDDFEEYAQQVKGLLAGEDVLLREGSRERWIRLIHSKSNSGRDEFFNLEDPIPVMLAANGPRGQKITGEVADGWITTARTATVPSGLPRVMAAAEASGNNFDNFGGHGAKPYVTMLTTSCVLREGETESSERVIRNVGPSLVPGIHAMWEQDYGPGSNLGMSNPGLAEEYDRYIREYGDGRPNPTPDDRRYLDVHEGHYVYLKEGEERFVSPEMVGRTLTGTADEISQKLDDLEEIGVNNVAVAAVDRQAARDLIADFGEQVIGGRSK from the coding sequence ATGGACTATGGAATAGGGATACCTTCGTATATTGAGGCGTGGCGTGAGGTGAAGGCGGCTGAGGAGGCGGGGTTTACGCACGCGTGGTTCTTCGACTCGCAGCTCATCTACTCGGATGTGTGGGCGACGATGGCGCTGGCGGCGCAACACACGTCGACCATCAAGCTGGGGACGCTTGTCGCGATTCCGACCAACAGGCTGGCACCTGTAACGGCTGCGGCCGCGGCGTCAATCAACAGGATCGCGCCCGGGCGGGTCATCATCGGACTCGGTACTGGCTATACCGGCCGCAATACGATGGGACTTCCCGCGATGAGAATGGACGACTTCGAGGAGTACGCGCAGCAGGTCAAGGGACTGCTCGCCGGCGAAGACGTACTGCTACGCGAGGGGAGCCGAGAGCGATGGATACGGCTAATCCACTCGAAGTCCAACTCGGGACGGGACGAGTTCTTCAATCTTGAAGACCCTATCCCCGTGATGCTTGCGGCGAACGGGCCTCGGGGTCAGAAGATCACCGGTGAGGTCGCAGACGGCTGGATAACGACGGCTAGGACTGCAACCGTTCCATCAGGACTGCCCAGGGTAATGGCGGCGGCTGAGGCGTCGGGAAACAACTTCGACAACTTTGGCGGACACGGAGCCAAGCCCTACGTGACGATGCTGACAACATCGTGCGTCCTCAGAGAGGGCGAGACAGAGTCGAGCGAGCGAGTGATCAGGAACGTGGGGCCGTCGCTGGTCCCAGGAATCCACGCCATGTGGGAGCAGGACTACGGGCCTGGCTCGAACCTGGGGATGAGCAATCCGGGACTCGCTGAAGAGTACGACCGGTACATACGCGAGTACGGGGACGGTCGACCGAATCCGACGCCGGATGACAGGCGGTACCTCGACGTGCATGAGGGTCACTACGTGTACCTGAAGGAAGGAGAGGAGCGATTCGTGTCGCCGGAGATGGTCGGCCGCACGCTGACGGGTACGGCTGATGAGATCAGTCAGAAGCTGGATGACCTGGAGGAGATTGGGGTAAACAACGTCGCGGTGGCGGCGGTGGACAGGCAGGCGGCGCGTGATCTGATTGCTGATTTTGGGGAGCAGGTGATTGGGGGCAGGAGTAAGTAA
- a CDS encoding acetyl-CoA acetyltransferase, whose protein sequence is MQNNLRDKYCIVGVGETDYSRGSGRSTRALAVEAIRNAVADAGLTTKDIDGMLSYHGGDSTSSSVLAYDLGNQLNFYMDCSGGGSSTEALVGLAIGSIEAGMCETVAIFRAMNGYSQVRIGGTGRGAAPVTSADLLRRPYGLASAVQTFAFSFTRHMMEYGVKSEDLAAIKVTHSNHASNNPKALMKHRVTVDDVMNSRWIVRPCAHLLDCCLETDNATCIIITSAERAKDMKNPPAYIRAVQGRGTKPGGDFHYQHAPITRVAGHYVGPRLFELADLTHDDIDVTGCYDAFTYTSLLQFEDYGFCKKGEGKDYVTSGITDLGGRRPNNTSGGHLCEGYTHGMNMVIENVRQLRGTVDDYCPDWQNGNHTFEYSEGGCRRVPNVEITMNMGWANPATGSALIMRK, encoded by the coding sequence GTGCAGAACAACCTGCGTGACAAGTATTGCATTGTTGGAGTCGGTGAGACTGATTACAGTCGGGGATCAGGCAGGAGTACGAGAGCGCTGGCGGTGGAGGCCATTCGCAACGCGGTCGCGGATGCCGGACTCACGACCAAGGACATAGATGGGATGCTGAGCTACCACGGCGGCGACTCGACCTCGTCGAGCGTGCTGGCGTACGACCTCGGCAACCAGCTCAACTTCTACATGGACTGCTCCGGCGGCGGCTCCAGCACGGAGGCGCTGGTCGGGCTGGCTATCGGGTCAATCGAAGCTGGCATGTGCGAAACAGTCGCCATATTCCGCGCCATGAACGGGTACTCCCAAGTTCGTATCGGGGGCACCGGACGGGGCGCTGCGCCTGTGACGTCCGCCGACCTTTTGCGCAGGCCGTACGGGCTGGCGAGCGCGGTGCAGACGTTCGCCTTTTCGTTCACCCGTCACATGATGGAGTACGGCGTGAAGAGCGAGGACCTCGCTGCGATCAAGGTGACGCACAGCAATCACGCCAGCAACAATCCAAAGGCGCTGATGAAACACAGGGTCACGGTCGACGACGTGATGAACTCGCGATGGATCGTTAGGCCGTGCGCGCACCTGCTGGACTGCTGCCTGGAGACCGACAACGCGACGTGCATCATCATAACGTCGGCGGAGCGGGCGAAGGACATGAAGAATCCGCCAGCTTACATCAGGGCGGTCCAGGGTCGTGGCACCAAGCCGGGCGGGGACTTCCACTACCAGCATGCGCCGATCACGAGGGTAGCAGGGCACTACGTGGGGCCAAGGCTGTTTGAGCTCGCCGACCTCACGCACGACGACATCGACGTGACCGGCTGCTACGACGCGTTCACGTACACCAGCCTGCTGCAGTTCGAGGACTACGGCTTCTGCAAGAAGGGCGAGGGCAAGGACTACGTGACGTCCGGGATCACCGACCTCGGTGGACGGCGGCCCAACAACACCAGCGGCGGCCACCTGTGCGAGGGGTATACGCACGGCATGAACATGGTCATCGAGAACGTCCGGCAGCTTCGGGGAACGGTCGATGACTACTGCCCGGACTGGCAGAACGGGAACCACACTTTCGAATACTCGGAGGGCGGGTGCCGGCGCGTGCCGAACGTCGAGATCACGATGAACATGGGTTGGGCCAACCCGGCTACGGGAAGCGCTCTGATAATGAGGAAGTGA
- a CDS encoding HAD hydrolase family protein — MSIKIFFDVDYTILAVDGSLRPGTRQTFERLVEDGHEVFIWSGVGLRNADVERHELQDLVSGIYKKPIYDFVNGLKLLRVPHWPDFVIDDYPEIVDTFGGVLAKPYFFKSASDDEMDHIYTIISDFVTTGGSDKVGYRAARSQRPG; from the coding sequence TTGAGCATCAAGATATTCTTTGACGTCGACTACACGATACTGGCCGTGGACGGCAGTCTGCGGCCAGGCACCAGGCAGACCTTCGAGCGGCTGGTCGAGGACGGGCACGAGGTGTTCATCTGGTCCGGAGTGGGCCTCAGGAACGCGGACGTCGAACGACACGAACTCCAGGACCTCGTGTCGGGCATCTACAAGAAGCCGATCTACGATTTCGTGAACGGCCTGAAACTACTGAGGGTGCCGCACTGGCCGGACTTCGTCATCGACGACTACCCGGAAATCGTGGACACGTTCGGCGGCGTGCTTGCGAAGCCGTACTTCTTCAAGTCTGCTTCTGACGATGAGATGGACCACATCTACACCATAATCAGCGACTTTGTGACCACGGGCGGGTCCGACAAGGTGGGATACAGGGCCGCTCGCAGCCAGCGACCGGGCTAG
- a CDS encoding OB-fold domain-containing protein — protein MAVYNYRELPLVIQEQDSEYFGYFEAAQEHRLVVKKCLDCDLLRGEPGAACPWCSSMSSEWHEVIGSGTIYSYQIIAHSVLPGFRDWVPYPIVLVELDEQKGQPNPGDGLRLTANLVDESMNAEAEENVAIGKRVRVVFMDMEDGLTLPQFTLTDEAPEGEVWRYPV, from the coding sequence GTGGCTGTCTATAACTATCGTGAGCTTCCCCTAGTCATCCAGGAGCAGGACTCGGAATACTTCGGCTACTTTGAGGCGGCGCAGGAGCATCGGCTGGTCGTGAAGAAGTGCCTGGACTGCGACCTGCTGCGGGGGGAGCCGGGAGCGGCGTGCCCGTGGTGTTCATCGATGAGCTCGGAGTGGCACGAGGTCATCGGCAGCGGGACGATCTACAGCTACCAGATCATCGCTCACAGCGTGCTGCCGGGATTCAGGGACTGGGTGCCCTACCCCATCGTGCTGGTCGAACTGGACGAGCAGAAAGGACAGCCGAATCCAGGCGATGGTCTGAGACTCACTGCCAATCTCGTCGATGAGAGCATGAACGCTGAGGCCGAGGAGAACGTGGCGATCGGCAAGCGCGTGAGGGTGGTGTTCATGGACATGGAAGATGGTCTGACGCTGCCGCAGTTCACACTGACGGATGAGGCGCCGGAGGGTGAGGTGTGGCGGTATCCTGTTTAG
- a CDS encoding ThuA domain-containing protein — protein sequence MELLVLSGGRHPYEESTPVLTRFLIEAGHTITVTQDASVLSDADRMSGYDALVFNTLRAGEMTLSDDEQAGMKNFISSGKGFVCIHISGCVPETWQEYNEITGGGWVMGTSFHPPYGKFTVNITQPEHAGVSGISDFETNDELYMGVDYQEGNNVFMSGTSEEGTYAWGGQDAVHMPAGTFPLGWTRKYGSGKVFVTLLGHNGLSFETPEFQKLVLNGLSWATSN from the coding sequence ATGGAGCTACTCGTACTTTCAGGTGGAAGACATCCGTATGAAGAGTCCACGCCGGTATTGACCCGGTTCCTGATCGAGGCGGGGCACACGATAACCGTGACCCAAGACGCGTCGGTGCTCAGTGATGCAGACCGCATGAGCGGCTACGATGCGCTGGTGTTCAATACGCTGCGCGCGGGCGAGATGACGCTGTCGGACGACGAACAGGCGGGGATGAAGAACTTCATCAGCTCCGGCAAGGGGTTCGTCTGCATACATATCTCAGGCTGCGTGCCTGAGACCTGGCAGGAGTACAACGAGATCACCGGTGGCGGTTGGGTGATGGGCACCAGCTTCCATCCGCCGTACGGCAAGTTCACTGTCAACATCACTCAGCCCGAACACGCCGGAGTGTCCGGCATATCTGACTTCGAGACCAACGACGAGCTGTACATGGGCGTCGACTACCAGGAAGGCAACAACGTCTTCATGTCCGGCACCTCTGAGGAGGGCACCTATGCCTGGGGCGGTCAGGATGCCGTCCACATGCCTGCCGGTACGTTCCCGCTCGGATGGACTCGGAAGTACGGAAGCGGCAAGGTGTTCGTGACGCTGCTTGGGCACAACGGGCTCAGCTTCGAGACGCCTGAGTTCCAGAAGCTGGTACTCAATGGCCTCTCGTGGGCAACCAGCAACTAG